From one Sesamum indicum cultivar Zhongzhi No. 13 linkage group LG13, S_indicum_v1.0, whole genome shotgun sequence genomic stretch:
- the LOC105176482 gene encoding inositol-3-phosphate synthase, which yields MFIESFKVESPNVKYTEGEIHSVYNYETTELVHESRNGTYQWIVKPKTVKYEFKTDTHVPKLGVMLVGWGGNNGSTLTGGVIANREGISWATKDKVQQANYFGSLTQASSIRVGSFNGEEIYAPFKSLLPMVNPDDVVFGGWDISNMNLADAMGRAKVLDIDLQKQLRPYMEHMVPLPGIYDPDFIAANQGSRANNVIKGTKKEQVQQIIKDMRDFKEQNKVDKVVVLWTANTERYSNVVVGLNDTAESLMASVERNEAEISPSTLYAIACVFENVPFINGSPQNTFVPGLIDLAIQRNSLIGGDDFKSGQTKMKSVLVDFLVGAGIKPTSIVSYNHLGNNDGMNLSAPQTFRSKEISKSNVVDDMVASNGILYEPGEHPDHIVVIKYVPYVGDSKRAMDEYTSEIFMGGKSTIVLHNTCEDSLLAAPIILDLVLLAELSTRIQLKAEGEGKFHSFHPVATILSYLTKAPLVPPGTPVVNALSKQRAMLENILRACVGLAPENNMILEYK from the exons ATGTTCATCGAGAGCTTCAAGGTTGAGAGCCCCAATGTCAAGTACACCGAGGGTGAGATTCACTCTGTCTACAACTACGAGACTACAGAGCTTGTTCATGAGAGCAGAAACGGCACCTACCAATGGATTGTCAAGCCCAAGACTGTCAAATACGAGTTCAAAACTGATACTCATGTCCCCAAATTAGG GGTCATGCTTGTTGGATGGGGAGGGAACAATGGTTCAACTCTCACTGGCGGTGTCATTGCAAACAGGGA AGGGATTTCATGGGCAACAAAGGATAAGGTGCAACAGGCCAATTATTTTGGGTCACTGACACAGGCATCCTCAATCAGAGTTGGTTCCTTCAATGGAGAAGAGATCTATGCCCCCTTCAAAAGCCTTCTTCCCATG GTCAACCCAGATGACGTAGTGTTTGGGGGATGGGACATCAGCAATATGAATTTGGCTGATGCCATGGGCAGGGCCAAGGTGTTAGATATTGATCTCCAGAAGCAGCTCAGGCCCTACATGGAGCACATGGTCCCACTCCCTGGAATCTACGATCCTGATTTCATAGCCGCCAATCAGGGATCACGTGCCAACAACGTGATTAAAGGAACCAAGAAAGAACAAGTTCAACAGATCATCAAAGACATGAG GGACTTTAAGGAGCAAAATAAGGTGGACAAGGTCGTAGTGCTGTGGACAGCCAACACAGAAAGATACAGTAATGTTGTCGTTGGGCTAAACGATACAGCCGAAAGCCTGATGGCCTCGGTAGAGAGGAATGAGGCCGAGATATCTCCTTCAACCTTGTATGCCATAGCTTGTGTTTTTGAAAATGTTCCGTTCATTAATGGCAGCCCACAAAATACTTTTGTTCCAG GGTTGATTGATTTGGCGATTCAGAGGAACAGTTTGATTGGTGGAGATGATTTCAAGAGCGGTCAAACCAAGATGAAATCAGTGCTAGTTGATTTCCTTGTTGGAGCTGGTATCAAG CCAACGTCGATTGTGAGCTATAATCATCTGGGAAACAACGACGGGATGAATCTATCAGCACCCCAAACTTTCCGGTCCAAAGAGATTTCTAAAAGCAATGTGGTAGACGACATGGTTGCCAGCAACGGCATCCTTTATGAGCCTGGTGAACACCCCGACCATATTGTTGTCATCAAG TATGTACCGTATGTGGGGGACAGCAAGAGAGCAATGGACGAGTACACTTCGGAGATATTCATGGGAGGGAAAAGTACCATAGTTCTGCACAACACGTGTGAGGACTCTCTTCTGGCTGCTCCCATCATCCTGGATTTGGTCCTCCTAGCTGAACTCAGCACTCGTATTCAGCTCAAAGCCGAGGGAGAG GGCAAATTCCATTCGTTCCACCCGGTGGCAACCATCCTCAGCTACCTAACCAAAGCCCCTCTT GTACCTCCAGGCACACCG